A stretch of the Bacillus licheniformis DSM 13 = ATCC 14580 genome encodes the following:
- a CDS encoding glycoside hydrolase 5 family protein, translating to MMTKKGLLTVLMPFLLALSAIQFGNPRPALAASPFVETAGTSFTLNGKEFYFAGTNNYYFHYKSKKMVDDVFEDMKAMNLKVIRIWGFLDGQPQENTVMQPRPGIYDESGFSKLDYAIYKAGQTGIKLVIPFVNNWDDFGGMNQYVRWFQADGHDAFYTHPDIKEAYKNYVSYMLNRVNTYNGVKYKDDPAIMAWELANEPRVQSDRTGNTLVEWADEMSEFIKSIDQNHLVAVGDEGFYHIEGHPDWHYNGGEGVDWKRLTALKHIDYGTYHLYPDHWGKTAEWGNQWITDHICDGKEIGKPVVLEEYGYQDKSRRDYVYRTWLELIEKQSGAGSQFWILTGIQDDGTLYPDYDGFRIVYPSSAASVISEHAERMNEKSAASEMLQTKRCHDLQ from the coding sequence ATGATGACGAAAAAGGGTTTATTGACAGTGCTGATGCCGTTTTTGCTTGCACTTTCCGCCATTCAGTTTGGCAATCCCCGGCCTGCACTAGCCGCGTCTCCTTTTGTTGAGACAGCCGGAACATCGTTCACTTTAAATGGGAAAGAATTTTATTTTGCCGGGACGAATAACTATTATTTTCATTATAAATCTAAAAAAATGGTCGATGATGTGTTCGAAGATATGAAAGCGATGAATTTGAAAGTGATCCGCATCTGGGGATTTCTTGACGGCCAGCCGCAGGAAAATACAGTCATGCAGCCAAGGCCGGGCATATATGATGAATCAGGCTTTTCAAAGCTTGACTATGCCATTTATAAAGCGGGGCAGACAGGGATAAAACTAGTCATCCCTTTTGTGAACAACTGGGATGATTTCGGCGGAATGAATCAATATGTCAGGTGGTTTCAGGCGGATGGACATGACGCCTTTTATACTCATCCGGACATTAAAGAGGCGTATAAAAATTATGTATCCTATATGCTGAACCGAGTCAACACATATAATGGCGTCAAATATAAAGATGATCCCGCGATTATGGCGTGGGAGCTTGCCAATGAACCGAGGGTCCAGTCTGACAGGACCGGAAATACACTTGTCGAATGGGCGGATGAGATGAGCGAATTTATTAAATCCATTGATCAGAACCATCTTGTAGCGGTTGGAGATGAAGGATTTTATCATATAGAAGGGCACCCTGATTGGCATTACAACGGCGGAGAGGGTGTGGATTGGAAAAGGCTGACCGCTCTGAAGCATATTGATTACGGCACATATCACCTCTATCCGGATCATTGGGGCAAAACGGCCGAGTGGGGGAATCAGTGGATCACAGACCATATTTGCGATGGAAAAGAAATCGGCAAGCCGGTCGTTTTAGAAGAGTACGGCTATCAGGATAAGTCCAGAAGGGACTACGTCTACAGAACCTGGCTTGAACTCATAGAAAAGCAGAGCGGTGCGGGCAGCCAATTTTGGATTTTGACCGGCATTCAGGATGACGGGACCCTTTATCCGGACTATGACGGTTTTCGGATCGTTTATCCGAGCTCTGCCGCTTCTGTCATTTCAGAGCACGCGGAGCGGATGAATGAAAAATCAGCCGCTTCCGAAATGCTTCAGACTAAACGCTGTCATGATTTGCAATAA
- the rimP gene encoding ribosome maturation factor RimP, whose product MSNKVIDTVSEMVQPILDNLQLELVDIEFVKEGQSWFLRVFIDSDDGVDIEECAKVSEALSEKLDEADPIKQNYFLEVSSPGAERPLKKEADFMKALGKNVYIKTYEPIEGNKEFEGELSAFDGENVEVTVMIKTRRKTINIPYDKVAKARLAVSFN is encoded by the coding sequence ATGAGTAACAAAGTGATCGATACCGTCAGCGAAATGGTCCAGCCTATACTAGACAATCTTCAGCTTGAGCTCGTTGACATCGAATTTGTCAAGGAAGGCCAGAGCTGGTTTCTTCGCGTGTTTATTGATTCAGATGACGGCGTAGACATCGAGGAATGTGCCAAGGTTAGCGAAGCTCTTAGTGAAAAGCTCGATGAGGCTGATCCGATCAAGCAAAACTATTTTCTTGAAGTATCGTCCCCGGGAGCTGAGAGGCCTTTAAAGAAAGAAGCCGATTTCATGAAGGCGCTCGGAAAAAACGTATATATTAAAACGTACGAACCTATTGAAGGCAATAAAGAGTTTGAAGGCGAGCTTTCCGCATTTGACGGTGAAAACGTGGAGGTCACGGTGATGATCAAAACGCGCCGGAAAACGATCAATATTCCATATGACAAAGTAGCCAAAGCGAGGCTGGCTGTTTCGTTCAATTAA
- the nusA gene encoding transcription termination factor NusA yields MSSELLDALTVLEKEKGISKDIIIEAIEAALISAYKRNFNQAQNVRVDLNRDTGSIRVFARKDVVDEVYDPRLEISIEDAVNINPNYIVGDVVEIEVTPKDFGRIAAQTAKQVVTQRVREAERGVIYSEFIDREEDIMTGIVQRIDNKFIYVSLGKIEALLPVAEQMPNEVYKPHDRIKVFITKVEKTTKGPQIYVSRTHPGLLKRLFEIEVPEIYDGTVELKSVAREAGDRSKISVRTDNPDIDPVGACVGPKGQRVQAIVNELKGEKIDIVHWSNDPVEFVANALSPSKVLDVIVNEEDKATTVVVPDYQLSLAIGKRGQNARLAAKLTSWKIDIKSETDARELGIYPRELEEEEPEELFLESETPESDE; encoded by the coding sequence ATGAGTAGTGAGTTGTTAGATGCCCTGACTGTTCTTGAAAAAGAAAAGGGAATCAGTAAGGACATTATTATTGAAGCAATTGAAGCTGCGCTCATTTCCGCTTATAAGCGGAACTTCAACCAGGCGCAGAACGTCAGGGTAGATTTAAACCGCGACACCGGTTCAATCCGCGTTTTCGCCCGCAAAGATGTCGTGGATGAAGTGTATGATCCGCGCCTTGAAATCTCGATTGAAGATGCCGTAAACATCAATCCGAACTACATTGTCGGAGATGTCGTGGAAATCGAAGTGACGCCGAAAGATTTCGGCCGCATCGCTGCCCAGACGGCAAAGCAGGTCGTGACCCAGCGCGTCCGCGAAGCGGAGCGCGGCGTCATCTATTCTGAATTCATCGACCGCGAGGAAGATATCATGACAGGCATCGTCCAGCGGATCGACAATAAGTTCATCTATGTCTCTTTAGGAAAAATCGAGGCGCTTCTCCCGGTTGCAGAACAGATGCCGAATGAAGTCTACAAGCCTCATGACCGGATCAAGGTGTTCATTACAAAAGTCGAAAAAACGACGAAGGGTCCGCAGATTTACGTTTCAAGAACTCATCCAGGTTTATTAAAGCGTCTCTTTGAAATCGAAGTGCCGGAAATTTACGATGGAACGGTCGAGCTCAAATCCGTGGCGAGAGAAGCGGGAGACCGCTCGAAGATTTCCGTCCGCACGGATAATCCCGACATCGATCCCGTCGGCGCCTGCGTCGGACCGAAGGGTCAGCGCGTTCAGGCGATCGTCAATGAATTGAAAGGCGAGAAAATTGATATTGTTCACTGGTCAAACGACCCGGTTGAATTTGTCGCCAATGCGCTGAGCCCTTCAAAAGTGCTCGACGTCATCGTCAATGAAGAGGATAAAGCGACAACGGTTGTCGTTCCTGACTATCAGCTGTCGCTCGCCATCGGAAAAAGAGGTCAAAACGCCCGCCTGGCAGCCAAGCTGACAAGCTGGAAGATCGATATTAAAAGCGAAACAGATGCAAGAGAGCTTGGAATTTATCCAAGGGAGCTTGAAGAAGAGGAGCCGGAAGAGCTTTTCTTGGAAAGCGAAACTCCAGAATCGGATGAATAA
- the rnpM gene encoding RNase P modulator RnpM, which produces MKSRKKIPLRKCVVTGEMKPKKELIRVVRSKEGEVSVDPTGKKNGRGAYLTLDKDVILTAKKRNSLANQLQAQIDDQIFDELLELAEKENR; this is translated from the coding sequence GTGAAAAGCCGAAAGAAGATCCCGCTTAGAAAATGCGTCGTAACAGGGGAAATGAAGCCTAAAAAAGAGCTCATCCGCGTCGTCCGTTCGAAGGAAGGCGAAGTTTCCGTTGACCCGACCGGCAAGAAGAACGGCCGGGGAGCCTACCTTACACTTGATAAAGACGTCATTTTAACTGCAAAAAAGAGAAACAGCTTAGCAAATCAGCTTCAAGCACAGATTGATGATCAGATTTTTGATGAACTGCTGGAACTGGCGGAAAAGGAGAATAGATAA
- a CDS encoding YlxQ family RNA-binding protein — translation MSESEWFSLLGLANRARKVVSGEDLVVKEIRHSRAKLVLLADDASANTEKKVTDKCRHYDVPVKKVGDRVLLGRSIGKESRVVVAVTDQGFANTLLRKLD, via the coding sequence ATGTCGGAATCAGAATGGTTTTCCTTGCTGGGTCTGGCGAATCGAGCTCGAAAGGTCGTGTCCGGAGAAGACCTGGTTGTGAAAGAAATCAGGCATTCGCGCGCAAAGCTTGTTTTGCTTGCAGACGACGCATCGGCTAACACGGAGAAAAAAGTAACCGACAAATGCAGGCACTACGATGTACCGGTGAAAAAAGTCGGTGATCGTGTGCTTCTGGGCCGTTCAATCGGCAAAGAATCCCGTGTGGTTGTTGCTGTCACTGATCAAGGTTTTGCGAATACGTTGCTCCGAAAGCTCGATTAA
- the infB gene encoding translation initiation factor IF-2 — protein sequence MAKMRVYEYAKAINVSSKDIIAALKDMNIEVNNHMAMIEENAIKQLDQKFKKSAKPAGNKKDAGTGGQKPQQEAAKLNAGSKPNKNRDGKKNNVQNTQFNNKNKKKNNNNKKNKRGKNHQSPQEKQFKPKKELPEKIEFTNSMSVGALAEELGKEPSEIIKKLMLLGIMATINQDLDKDTVELIASEYGVEVEEVIVHEETEFEKYEEPDNEEDLEIRPPVVTIMGHVDHGKTTLLDSIRKTKVVEGEAGGITQHIGAYQIEENGKKITFLDTPGHAAFTTMRARGAEVTDITILVVAADDGVMPQTVEAINHAKAAEVPIIVAVNKIDKPTANPDRVMQELTEHGLVPEAWGGETIFVPLSALSGEGIDELIEMILLVSEVEELKANPNRRAKGTVIEAELDKGKGSVATLLVQNGTLHVGDPIVVGNTFGRVRAMVNDVGRRVKSAGPSTPVEITGLNEVPNAGDQFLVFKDEKTARSVGEARATKQLEEQRSDKAKLSLDDLFEQIKQGDVKEINLVVKADVQGSVEALAAALQKIEVEGVRVKIIHTGVGAITESDIILASASNAIVIGFNVRPDGNAKSTAEAENVDIRLHRIIYKVIDEIEAAMKGMLDPEYEEKVIGMVEVRQTFKVSKIGTIAGGYVTEGTITRDSGIRLIRDGVVIFEGEVDVLKRFKDDVKEVSQGYECGITIKKYNDIREGDMIEAYVMQEIERK from the coding sequence ATGGCTAAAATGAGAGTTTATGAATATGCAAAAGCCATAAATGTTTCAAGTAAGGATATTATCGCGGCATTGAAAGATATGAATATCGAAGTCAATAACCATATGGCGATGATCGAAGAAAATGCGATCAAACAGCTCGATCAAAAATTCAAGAAGAGCGCTAAACCTGCGGGAAATAAAAAGGATGCCGGTACAGGCGGACAAAAGCCGCAGCAAGAAGCCGCAAAACTGAATGCCGGAAGTAAGCCAAACAAAAATCGAGACGGAAAGAAGAATAACGTGCAGAATACTCAATTTAACAATAAAAACAAGAAGAAAAACAACAACAACAAAAAGAACAAACGCGGTAAAAATCATCAATCTCCTCAGGAGAAGCAGTTCAAGCCGAAAAAAGAACTGCCTGAAAAAATCGAATTTACCAACTCAATGTCGGTCGGCGCGCTTGCCGAAGAGCTCGGAAAAGAACCGTCAGAAATCATTAAAAAATTAATGCTTCTCGGCATCATGGCGACGATCAACCAAGATCTTGACAAAGATACCGTTGAGCTGATCGCTTCAGAATACGGCGTCGAAGTCGAAGAAGTGATCGTCCATGAAGAAACCGAATTCGAAAAATACGAAGAGCCGGATAACGAAGAAGACCTCGAAATCCGTCCTCCTGTCGTAACGATCATGGGTCACGTCGACCACGGAAAAACAACGCTTCTCGACAGCATCAGAAAAACGAAGGTCGTTGAAGGCGAAGCCGGAGGCATCACTCAGCATATCGGCGCTTATCAGATCGAGGAAAACGGCAAGAAGATTACCTTCCTCGACACTCCGGGCCACGCCGCGTTTACAACGATGCGCGCACGCGGTGCGGAAGTTACGGACATTACGATTCTCGTCGTAGCTGCAGATGACGGGGTCATGCCGCAGACGGTTGAAGCGATCAACCATGCGAAAGCGGCTGAAGTGCCGATCATCGTCGCTGTCAACAAAATCGACAAACCGACGGCAAACCCTGACCGCGTGATGCAGGAGCTGACTGAACACGGTCTTGTTCCTGAAGCATGGGGAGGCGAGACGATTTTTGTTCCTCTTTCCGCACTTTCAGGAGAGGGAATCGATGAGCTGATCGAAATGATCCTGCTCGTCAGCGAAGTCGAGGAGCTCAAAGCAAATCCGAACCGCAGGGCAAAAGGAACGGTCATCGAAGCCGAGCTTGATAAAGGTAAAGGTTCTGTCGCAACGTTGCTCGTTCAAAACGGAACGCTTCACGTCGGAGATCCGATCGTCGTCGGGAACACTTTCGGACGCGTTCGTGCGATGGTCAATGATGTCGGCAGACGCGTGAAATCGGCGGGACCGTCAACTCCTGTTGAGATCACCGGGTTGAACGAAGTTCCGAACGCAGGGGATCAGTTCCTTGTGTTCAAAGACGAAAAAACAGCCCGTTCCGTCGGCGAAGCGCGCGCTACCAAACAGCTTGAAGAACAGCGCAGCGATAAAGCGAAGCTCAGCCTTGATGACTTGTTTGAACAGATTAAACAAGGCGATGTCAAAGAAATTAACCTCGTCGTAAAAGCCGATGTTCAAGGCTCTGTTGAAGCGCTGGCCGCAGCTTTGCAAAAAATTGAGGTCGAAGGCGTCAGAGTCAAAATCATCCACACAGGCGTAGGTGCGATTACCGAATCAGACATTATTTTAGCTTCTGCATCAAATGCAATCGTGATCGGGTTTAATGTCAGACCTGACGGAAATGCTAAGAGTACCGCCGAAGCCGAAAATGTGGATATCCGCCTCCACCGCATCATTTATAAAGTCATCGATGAGATCGAAGCAGCCATGAAAGGCATGCTTGATCCTGAGTATGAAGAAAAAGTGATCGGCATGGTTGAAGTCCGTCAAACATTCAAAGTCTCTAAAATCGGAACGATTGCCGGAGGCTATGTAACGGAAGGTACGATCACGCGCGACAGCGGAATCCGCTTGATCCGCGACGGCGTCGTCATCTTTGAAGGGGAAGTCGATGTGCTGAAACGCTTTAAAGATGATGTCAAAGAAGTTTCACAAGGCTATGAATGTGGTATCACCATTAAGAAATACAACGACATACGCGAAGGCGATATGATCGAAGCGTATGTCATGCAAGAAATTGAAAGAAAGTGA
- a CDS encoding DUF503 domain-containing protein has protein sequence MIGFVECECIIYDASSLKEKRAVLKRIITRIRAKFNVSVSEIDYQDTWQRTSFGIAAVSSSRVQTEKELQRVLAFIDSFPEIERTITRTEWF, from the coding sequence GTGATCGGTTTCGTTGAATGCGAATGCATCATTTACGATGCATCATCACTCAAGGAAAAGCGGGCGGTGCTGAAGCGGATCATCACAAGAATCCGCGCCAAGTTCAACGTTTCTGTTTCAGAAATTGACTATCAGGACACTTGGCAGCGCACAAGCTTTGGTATCGCCGCCGTTTCTTCCTCTCGCGTGCAAACGGAAAAAGAGCTGCAGCGGGTCCTCGCCTTTATTGACTCTTTTCCGGAAATTGAACGGACGATCACGAGAACAGAGTGGTTTTAA
- the rbfA gene encoding 30S ribosome-binding factor RbfA, whose protein sequence is MTMRATRVGEQMKKELGDIIGRKLKDPRIGFLTVTDVRVSGDLQIAKVYISVLGDEKKREETLKGLAKAKGFIRSELGNRIRLRKTPEIHFEFDESIDYGNRIETLIHELNANKEES, encoded by the coding sequence ATGACGATGAGAGCTACCCGTGTGGGAGAGCAGATGAAAAAAGAACTTGGTGACATTATCGGCAGAAAGCTGAAAGATCCGCGAATCGGATTTTTAACAGTCACCGACGTCAGGGTCTCAGGTGATTTGCAAATTGCCAAAGTGTATATTTCCGTTTTAGGCGATGAAAAGAAACGGGAAGAAACGCTCAAAGGCCTGGCAAAAGCAAAGGGCTTTATTCGTTCCGAACTTGGAAACCGAATCAGGCTTCGCAAAACACCTGAAATCCATTTTGAGTTCGATGAATCGATCGATTACGGAAACCGTATCGAAACATTGATTCACGAGCTGAACGCAAACAAAGAAGAATCATAA
- the truB gene encoding tRNA pseudouridine(55) synthase TruB produces the protein MYNGVLLLHKPVGMTSHDCVMKIRKLLKTKKVGHTGTLDPEVSGVLPICVGRATKIVEYLTEKSKTYDAEVTLGCSTETEDQTGEVTEKKPVLAPPDEQTVQSVLRSLEGTIEQVPPMYSAVKVGGKKLYEYARAGIEVERPKRTITIHHIELTSEIRHEGDKARFRFVVTCSKGTYVRTLAVTIGEKLGYPAHMSNLVRTASGPFTLDECLTFEDVEGLIADGTLSEKLVPIERALDHLPKWIISDTLAKKVENGAVLETPGSFSHLTSEDRIAVFTEAGRCTAVYYPHPTKTGLLKPAKVLVQKSEQ, from the coding sequence ATGTATAACGGAGTCCTTCTATTACATAAACCGGTCGGCATGACCTCGCACGACTGCGTCATGAAGATCCGCAAACTGCTGAAAACAAAAAAGGTCGGCCATACCGGTACACTGGATCCCGAGGTGTCGGGCGTTCTCCCGATCTGCGTCGGGAGGGCAACCAAAATCGTCGAGTATTTGACCGAAAAGTCCAAAACATATGATGCAGAGGTCACGCTTGGCTGTTCCACGGAGACAGAGGATCAGACGGGGGAAGTCACAGAAAAGAAACCCGTCTTAGCGCCGCCTGATGAACAGACCGTGCAGAGCGTCCTGAGATCTCTTGAAGGAACGATTGAGCAGGTTCCGCCGATGTATTCAGCTGTCAAGGTAGGCGGCAAAAAGCTGTATGAATACGCGCGGGCTGGAATCGAGGTTGAACGGCCGAAGCGGACCATCACCATCCATCATATCGAACTGACATCCGAGATCCGCCATGAGGGGGATAAAGCCCGCTTCCGGTTTGTTGTGACATGTTCAAAAGGCACATATGTCAGGACCTTGGCGGTAACCATCGGGGAGAAGCTCGGATATCCCGCGCATATGTCCAATCTGGTCAGGACCGCGTCAGGCCCTTTCACCCTTGACGAATGCTTGACCTTTGAAGACGTCGAAGGCTTGATCGCTGACGGAACATTGTCTGAAAAGCTCGTCCCCATCGAACGTGCGCTTGATCATTTGCCGAAATGGATAATTAGTGATACATTAGCTAAGAAAGTGGAAAATGGAGCGGTGCTTGAAACGCCCGGCAGCTTTTCTCATTTGACGAGCGAAGACCGCATTGCGGTCTTTACGGAAGCAGGCCGGTGCACAGCCGTCTATTATCCGCATCCGACCAAAACCGGTTTGTTGAAGCCGGCAAAAGTACTCGTGCAAAAAAGCGAACAATAG
- the ribF gene encoding bifunctional riboflavin kinase/FAD synthetase, protein MKTIHISHPHDLKREDFPTSVMALGYFDGVHLGHQQVILTAKNTAAREGVKTSVMTFHPHPSAVLKKGREPKDLITPLQDKISIIEDLGVDFLYVVTFTPEFASLSPEEFIDQYILGFHVTHVVAGFDFTFGKFGKGTMENFQEYAKGRVKSTSVAKYSNQDQKVSSTRIRSVLGAGDVEYAAELLGRPYHVKGFVIHGDKRGRTIGFPTANIGLKDTYIVPPTGVYAVKAEIGGAVYNGVCNVGYKPTFYEKRPGQPSIEVNLFDFDRDIYGSEIKVEWYKRLRSEKKFGSVDELVEQISRDKEEAIRFFRERKPAGI, encoded by the coding sequence TTGAAGACGATACATATTTCCCACCCACACGACTTGAAGCGTGAGGATTTTCCGACATCAGTTATGGCATTAGGTTATTTTGACGGTGTTCACCTGGGACATCAGCAAGTGATTCTTACAGCAAAAAACACCGCGGCAAGAGAAGGGGTCAAAACGTCCGTGATGACCTTTCATCCCCACCCTTCTGCCGTGCTCAAAAAAGGCCGGGAGCCGAAGGATTTAATCACGCCTTTGCAAGACAAAATCAGCATCATTGAAGATTTAGGGGTCGATTTTTTATACGTTGTCACATTTACCCCTGAATTCGCTTCTCTATCACCTGAGGAATTTATCGATCAATATATACTCGGCTTTCATGTCACTCATGTTGTAGCCGGATTTGACTTTACCTTCGGGAAATTCGGCAAAGGCACTATGGAAAACTTCCAGGAGTATGCGAAAGGCCGTGTTAAAAGCACGTCTGTCGCAAAATATTCCAATCAGGATCAAAAGGTAAGCTCCACGAGGATCCGCAGCGTTCTGGGAGCCGGTGACGTCGAGTACGCTGCTGAACTGCTCGGCAGGCCGTACCATGTGAAAGGCTTTGTGATCCACGGCGATAAAAGAGGCCGCACGATCGGATTTCCGACCGCGAATATCGGCCTTAAAGACACATACATCGTCCCGCCGACAGGTGTGTACGCCGTTAAAGCCGAAATCGGCGGCGCTGTCTACAACGGCGTCTGCAATGTCGGATACAAGCCGACGTTTTACGAAAAACGGCCGGGTCAGCCTTCAATCGAAGTCAACTTATTCGATTTTGACCGTGACATATACGGCTCCGAAATCAAGGTTGAATGGTATAAGCGGCTGAGGAGCGAAAAAAAATTCGGCAGCGTTGACGAGCTTGTCGAACAGATTTCTAGAGACAAAGAAGAAGCGATCCGCTTCTTCAGAGAGCGGAAGCCGGCCGGAATCTAG
- the rpsO gene encoding 30S ribosomal protein S15 yields the protein MAITQERKTQLINEFKTHESDTGSPEVQIAILTDQINNLNEHLRTHKKDHHSRRGLLKMVGKRRNLLTYLRNKDVTRYRELINKLGLRR from the coding sequence ATGGCAATTACTCAAGAGCGTAAAACACAACTCATCAATGAGTTCAAAACCCACGAATCTGACACGGGATCACCGGAAGTTCAGATCGCTATCCTAACAGATCAAATCAACAACTTGAACGAGCATTTACGCACTCACAAGAAAGACCATCACTCACGTCGCGGTCTTCTTAAAATGGTAGGTAAACGTCGTAATCTTCTTACGTATCTTCGTAACAAAGACGTAACTCGTTACCGTGAGTTGATCAACAAACTTGGATTACGTCGATAA
- the pnp gene encoding polyribonucleotide nucleotidyltransferase, which produces MGQEKHVFSIDWAGRKLTVETGQLAKQANGAVMVRYGDTAVLSTATASKEPKTVDFFPLTVNYEERLYAVGKIPGGFIKREGRPSEKAILASRLIDRPIRPLFADGFRNEVQVVSIVMSVDQDCSSEMAAMFGSSLALCVSDIPFEGPIAGVTVGRVDNKFIINPTLEQLEKSDIHLVVAGTKDAINMVEAGADEVPEEIMLEAIMFGHEEIKRLIAFQEEIVAAVGKEKSEITLYEIDSDLKEKVRGMAESNLLKAIQVHEKHAREDAISEVKNEVLAKFEEEEHDEETLKQVKDILSQLVKNEVRRLITEEKVRPDGRAVDEIRPLSSEVGLLPRTHGSGLFTRGQTQALSICTLGALGDVQILDGLGVEESKRFMHHYNFPQFSVGETGPMRGPGRREIGHGALGERALEPIVPSEKDFPYTIRLVSEVLESNGSTSQASICASTLAMMDAGVPIKAPVAGIAMGLVKSGDNYTVLTDIQGMEDHLGDMDFKVAGTSKGVTALQMDIKIEGLSREILEEALQQAKKGRMEILESMLSTLAESRKELSPYAPKILTMSINPDKIRDVIGPSGKQINKIIEDTGVKIDIEQDGTIFISSTDESMNQKAKKIIEDLVREVEVGQLYLGKVKRIEKFGAFVELFSGKDGLVHISELALERVGKVEDVVKIGDELLVKVTEIDKQGRVNLSRKAVLREQKEKEEQKS; this is translated from the coding sequence ATGGGACAAGAGAAACATGTCTTTTCCATAGATTGGGCCGGCCGCAAGCTCACAGTAGAAACCGGCCAGCTTGCAAAACAAGCAAACGGAGCTGTCATGGTGCGTTATGGAGACACTGCAGTGCTCAGCACCGCAACGGCTTCAAAAGAACCTAAAACCGTAGACTTTTTCCCGTTAACCGTAAATTACGAAGAAAGACTTTACGCCGTCGGAAAGATTCCGGGCGGGTTTATTAAAAGAGAGGGAAGACCGAGCGAAAAAGCGATTCTCGCCAGCCGGTTAATCGACAGGCCGATCCGCCCGCTGTTCGCAGACGGCTTCCGGAATGAAGTTCAAGTCGTCAGCATCGTCATGAGCGTTGACCAGGATTGTTCGTCAGAAATGGCGGCAATGTTTGGATCATCTCTTGCGCTGTGCGTATCCGACATCCCGTTTGAAGGGCCGATCGCCGGAGTGACGGTAGGCCGGGTTGACAACAAATTCATCATCAATCCGACACTTGAACAGCTTGAAAAAAGCGACATTCATCTCGTCGTAGCGGGAACGAAGGACGCGATCAACATGGTTGAAGCGGGAGCAGACGAAGTTCCGGAAGAGATCATGCTTGAAGCGATCATGTTCGGTCACGAGGAGATCAAACGGCTGATTGCCTTCCAGGAGGAAATCGTCGCCGCTGTCGGGAAAGAAAAATCAGAAATCACCCTGTATGAGATCGATTCCGATCTGAAAGAAAAAGTGCGGGGAATGGCCGAATCGAACCTCTTAAAAGCCATTCAGGTTCATGAAAAGCATGCGCGCGAGGACGCGATCAGCGAAGTGAAAAACGAGGTTTTGGCCAAGTTTGAAGAAGAGGAACACGATGAAGAAACGCTGAAACAAGTGAAAGACATTTTGTCCCAGCTTGTTAAAAATGAAGTGCGCCGTCTGATTACGGAGGAAAAAGTTCGTCCTGACGGCAGGGCTGTCGATGAGATCCGCCCGCTTTCTTCAGAAGTCGGACTGCTTCCGAGAACACACGGTTCAGGACTTTTTACAAGGGGACAGACTCAGGCGCTCAGCATTTGTACGCTCGGTGCGCTTGGCGATGTGCAGATTTTAGACGGTCTCGGCGTCGAAGAATCCAAACGCTTTATGCACCATTACAACTTCCCGCAGTTCAGCGTCGGGGAAACAGGGCCGATGCGCGGGCCGGGACGCCGCGAAATCGGGCACGGAGCCCTCGGGGAACGAGCGCTTGAGCCGATTGTTCCGTCTGAAAAAGACTTCCCGTACACCATCCGCCTCGTCTCTGAAGTGCTTGAATCAAACGGTTCCACTTCCCAGGCGAGCATTTGTGCAAGCACGCTAGCGATGATGGATGCAGGGGTGCCGATTAAAGCCCCGGTTGCCGGAATCGCGATGGGTCTTGTCAAATCAGGTGACAACTATACCGTCTTAACCGATATTCAAGGTATGGAAGACCATCTCGGGGATATGGACTTTAAAGTGGCGGGAACGTCCAAAGGCGTCACAGCTCTGCAAATGGATATTAAGATCGAAGGCTTATCGAGAGAGATTTTGGAAGAGGCTCTTCAGCAGGCGAAAAAAGGCAGAATGGAGATCCTTGAAAGCATGCTGAGCACATTGGCTGAATCAAGAAAAGAGCTTTCTCCTTATGCGCCGAAAATCTTGACGATGTCGATCAATCCGGATAAAATCCGCGACGTCATCGGACCAAGCGGAAAACAAATCAATAAGATCATTGAAGATACAGGCGTTAAAATCGATATTGAACAAGACGGCACAATCTTCATTTCTTCTACCGATGAAAGCATGAACCAAAAAGCGAAGAAAATCATCGAAGACCTTGTCAGAGAAGTTGAAGTCGGACAGCTTTACTTAGGTAAAGTGAAGCGGATTGAAAAATTCGGAGCTTTCGTTGAACTGTTCAGCGGAAAAGACGGTCTTGTCCATATTTCAGAGCTTGCGCTCGAACGGGTAGGAAAAGTCGAAGATGTCGTCAAAATCGGCGACGAGCTCCTTGTAAAGGTTACTGAAATCGATAAACAAGGACGCGTCAACTTATCAAGAAAAGCTGTACTGCGTGAACAGAAGGAAAAAGAAGAACAAAAATCGTAA